A genomic segment from Phragmites australis chromosome 6, lpPhrAust1.1, whole genome shotgun sequence encodes:
- the LOC133921217 gene encoding FCS-Like Zinc finger 7-like has translation MADGPDPASHSAPPPFMPLPLLPKNPSPPHLTPNLGQKSHHITGLPGRGSEEGMEPAERIESGTTLGKRQRSRVLPRTASMVTVPSAAKQGRQERGADVPSSASLPAGGPGMGSEGGGAAPRGYNYGRYFAGVETAAFLKACGLCNRRLGPGRDTFIYRGEVAFCSQECREQQIEHDERMEKTCSLTSIKEASSVSGASGSDQSGSGGETVAAA, from the exons ATGGCGGACGGCCCAGATCCCGCGTCCCACTCCGCTCCGCCTCCTTTTAtgcccctccctctcctccccaaAAACCCCTCTCCACCCCACCTCACCCCAAATCTTGGACAAAAAAGCCATCACATCACAGGTTTGCCAGGGCGCGGGAGCGAGGAAGGAATGGAGCCGGCGGAGCGAATCGAGTCCGGGACGACGCTGGGGAAGCGGCAGAGGAGCAGGGTGCTGCCCCGGACGGCTAGCATGGTGACGGTGCCGTCGGCGGCCAAGCAGGGGCGCCAGGAGCGGGGCGCCGACGTGCCGTCCTCCGCCTCCCTCCCCGCTGGTGGCCCGGGGATGGGATCCGAAGGAGGCGGCGCGGCGCCGAGGGGCTACAACTACGGCAGATACTTCGCCGGTGTGGAGACGGCGGCGTTCTTGAAGGCGTGCGGCCTCTGCAACCGCCGCCTCGGTCCCGGCCGCGACACCTTCATCTACAG GGGTGAGGTGGCATTCTGCAGCCAGGAGTGCAGGGAGCAGCAGATCGAGCACGACGAGCGCATGGAGAAGACCTGCTCCCTCACCTCCATCAAGGAGGCCTCGTCCGTCTCCGGCGCCAGCGGCTCCGACCAGTCCGGCAGCGGCGGGGAGACTGTCGCCGCCGCCTAG